One window of Biomphalaria glabrata chromosome 6, xgBioGlab47.1, whole genome shotgun sequence genomic DNA carries:
- the LOC129926675 gene encoding uncharacterized protein LOC129926675, translated as MGAVRSQMDYSLPVQVWASQTTLASLDAVQNQALRLICGTFRTTPIAAGEIMANIPPLKLRRERAVILAHERYMRLEDGCPLRSLVDNWEGRRRLKNRPCFMHVARGLVREANLPVERAALSPSGSIFPMEALGMPTIRKSLLDPVVTKQSPTTRLLQAARETIASYPAGVTTIYTDGSVRTLEGTVKAGYGAVVRLSGNPESDELSGSCQQKSSLEAELEAMFQALDWVATMVRNGTASAHDIVLFTDSVAALEAIERLDEGARRVWDVLTVGGRLLRFGVNVTLQWVPAHCGVVSHDLADQLAKTAVATALENDEPYSYESVRSLVNQRMLTLWHDGWDSSDKGRELYRAMRRPDRRDAWE; from the exons ATGGGTGCAGTACGCTCTCAGATGGACTACAGTCTTCCTGTCCAGGTCTGGGCTTCGCAAACGACCTTAGCAAGCCTAGATGCTGTTCAGAACCAAGCCTTAAGACtaatctgtggaacctttaggacaacgCCAATTGCCGCTGGCGAGATTATGGCAAACATCCCACCGTTGAAATTGCGCAGAGAACGAGCCGTCATACTAGCTCACGAGAGATATATGCGGCTGGAAGATGGATGCCCACTCAGAAGTCTGGTCGACAATTGGGAGGGTAGGAGACGCCTCAAAAACCGGCCTTGTTTCATGCATGTGGCACGCGGGTTGGTCAGAGAGGCGAATCTGCCGGTGGAGCGGGCTGCTCTATCCCCGTCCGGTTCTATCTTCCCGATGGAGGCTCTCGGCATGCCGACGATACGGAAGAGCCTACTTGACCCAGTGGTGACGAAGCAGAGTCCAACCACACGGCTACTACAAGCAGCCAGAGAGACTATAGCTTCATATCCAGCCGGAGTaaccaccatctacacagacggttCTGTGCGGACGCTCGAGGGAACTGTGAAAGCTGGGTACGGTGCGGTAGTTCGACTCTCTGGCAATCCCGAAAGTGACGAGCTCAGTGGATCCTGTCAGCAGAAAAGCAGCCTTGAGGCTGAACTCGAAGCAATGTTCCAAGCACTGGACTGGGTGGCTACGATGGTACGTAACGGGACTGCGTCAGCGCACGACATAGTTCTTTTCACGGACTCGGTGGCCGCACTGGAGGCCATAGAACGGCTGGATGAAGGTGCTAGAAGGGTATGGGACGTCCTAACGGTCGGAGGGCGTCTCCTACGATTCGGCGTGAACGTTACTTTGCAATGGGTGCCCGCCCATTGTGGAGTGGTCAGCCACGATTTGGCTGACCAGCTCGCGAAAACCGCGGTCGCAACGGCGCTCGAAAATGATGAACCGTACTCATATGAAAGTGTACGATCCCTAGTCAACCAGCGCATGTTGACACTTTGGCACGACGGCTGGGATTCTTCGGACAAGGGGCGAGAGCTTTATCGGGCAATGAGGAGACCAGACAGAAGGGATGCATG GGAATGA